In Bradyrhizobium sp. 195, the sequence ACTCATCGTGCGGAAGCGACCGCCGCCTCGAGGGTCATCGCCGCTCCTTGTCCTTCGGAGCGGGCGGCGGCTTGCGCGGCGCGGCAGGGCGCTGCGCGGCGGGGAGGCGCTGCTGGAAGCCGCCGGGGCGCTGTAGGCCTGGCTGTTGAGCCGCAGGCGGCTGGCCTGGCTGCATGCCGGTGCGTGGCAGTTGCGGCTGTGGGCCGGGCTGCGGCACCACGCCCGGCTGCGGCGTGACTCCGCCAGGCTGCATTTGCCCGCCGCGTCGCGGCTGGGTTTGCACCGTGCCGTTCGGCAGGGGGCGTTGTCCGGGGCGCGCTGGACGCCCCGCGCCTTGCTGCTGGCCCGGCGGCCTCTCGCCCCGCTCCTGTCGGCCTCGCGGCTGTTGACCCTGACCCGCGCGCGGGTTGCCCGGCTGCACAGTGCCACCTTGTTGTCCTTGCTGGCCCTGCCGCTGCGGTGGCTGAGCGCCTTGCCGGCCCGGCGTGCCAGGCTGCTGCTGACCCGGACGATTGTTCAGGCCGGGCTGGCCGTTCGGCCGCTGCGGTTGCTGTCCCGGTACCGCGTTCGGCCGCAATTGTTGCTGCTGCGGCGGCTGGGCTGGCCGCGGAATGCGGCTGAGCGCGGTCGGATTGGCGCGGCGGAAGTCGCGCTGCTCGGTGACGATCTGGCGGCCCGTGGTTTGCGCCAGATGCACCTGGCCGACGAAGCCGCGGTCGCGCGCGATCTGCTGCGGCGCGATCGTGATCGGTACCGCGGCGAAGCGCATGATTCCGGCAGTGGCTGCGCCA encodes:
- a CDS encoding FecR domain-containing protein; this encodes MVAWRRFVLAFALALPLAGSSVAFASDAIELAQAQPQAQPTPDPSPTPSASPTPAPDAQSTAVEPIGNVATVTGIATVIRDKNSYPLRVRDDIYLNDVVQTSSNSSLGITFNDATTFNLSASARITIDNYVYEDGGKQNSGIFDVGKGTVAFVAAAVAKTGNMKITTPTATLGIRGTTGVIDVPEGAAANSARNVNIKLYPDADGRVGHIDVDDRTSGTRLGALTQASSGFAIRPGAATAGIMRFAAVPITIAPQQIARDRGFVGQVHLAQTTGRQIVTEQRDFRRANPTALSRIPRPAQPPQQQQLRPNAVPGQQPQRPNGQPGLNNRPGQQQPGTPGRQGAQPPQRQGQQGQQGGTVQPGNPRAGQGQQPRGRQERGERPPGQQQGAGRPARPGQRPLPNGTVQTQPRRGGQMQPGGVTPQPGVVPQPGPQPQLPRTGMQPGQPPAAQQPGLQRPGGFQQRLPAAQRPAAPRKPPPAPKDKERR